GGCGCCCTTGGGGATCGTGTACCACTCCGTCAGCTGGAACTCCTTCGTGGCGATGTGCGGCAccagcgtcgccggcggccggtgcCGGACCACCTCGAGAGCTACGGCCTTGGTGTACTTCATTTCGGCGATCTTCTCGGCGGTGATGGGCTCGCCAGATTCGGGGGACCAGAGGGAGGCCACCTCGGCGCGCACGCGGGCGAGCACGTCCGGGTGGGAGTCCAGCGCCGACACGGCCCAGCagagggaggaggtggaggcgtcCTGCGCCGCGAAGAGCATGTCGAACAGGAAGCTCCCCAGCTCCCCGTCGTCGGTGTgcgccggcggcagcaggCCTGCCTCCTTGGCCTCGTCGATCTCCCGCACCGTCTCCTGCATCCAGTAGTCCACGAGGCActccggctcgccgccggcgcgcatCCGCGCCTTGCTGTCCCGCGCGCACCTGTCGAGCACGCGCACCAGCCTCGGCACGCTTTGTCTCGCACGCCGGAACGCGAACCCCGGCAGGTCAACGGGGAGGGCCGTGAGACCGACGTTAAAGAGATTGTAGTCCTCCTCAAACCTCTCCCTCGCCTCCTTGGTGAGGTACGGCCCCGCAAATACGGTCTGCGAGGTGTCGAGGTTCATTTGGCGGCAGGGCACCCGTATCGGCATGGCCTTGCCGCCGTTGGCGGCGCTCCGGTCGAGCCACCGCCGGAGGTGGGAGAGTATCACGCGCTGCTGGATGGCGGCGTAGGTGGCGAACGCGCGCGGCGTGAAGTTGGGTGCCATCCGGCGGCGCAGGTCCTTGTGGTCGTCGCCGGACAGGTAGATGAAGTTGTGGTCGCCGAAGAGCTTCTTGCCGAACGGGTGGCCGATGAGGACGAAGGCGTCGGACCGGACGTTCGCGAACACGCGGTGGGACAGCTCCGAGTCGCGGATGAAGACCATGAAACGGCCGATCAGAAAGTCAGCGGCGAGCCCGGCGCCGGACTTGCTAGCGCGCGCCGCCTGCACTTCCCAGAACCTGGCTGGGTCGCGCACCATGTGCGCGGCGCTGCCGAGGAACGGCacgacgagcggcggcccaggcaaGGCGCCCTTCTTGCGGTGGTAGGACAGGTGCTCAATGAGGATGTAcaacgccgccgctgcagccaGCAACTGCGCCGCCGTGCGGAGGTCTACGAGCCCGTGCAGCGACTCCATTGCGCCGGCCGAGCTTGTGCTGATTACCATAATGCGTAGGGCGCTGCAGCCTCAAGCTCTGTGGAGTCTCTCCCATAATATACAGAGAAGCTACGGAATCAAACACTTTGTTAATTTAGAGGGGATGTTAGTTTAgacagttttttagcacacgggtggaGGTCCACTCGTTGCctgtatgtcatctaaatagtcataaaaaaatataaaaaaattaataagataaattaatatgagttatatcacttcataaacatgcaagttcgAATTAGATTTATGCATgtggtaacaaaaataattatgaatatgtgtatactagtttcagtttatttttatcttttttgctacaacttatagaagttgaatttaaacctACATAtttgtagagtgatataacttatattactttatcttataaaaaattatattttttgatgactatttagataatatgCAAGTATACAGATAGACATCCACATGTGTGCTTAAAAGAGTTTCCCGTGTTAGTTTGCATGTGTTCTCTGAGAGTCCAAGTTCCGTGCAACTTGCCCATGCCAGAAATAAGAATGGGCCAGCTTGTTAGTGCTTAGAGcatagctcatctaaatttggttatctatatctttatttggatgatcatttaaaatagttttatccttcatatatctttttaatcaagtagatcatccatatatgacattctccatttctctttggaggatggagataaacatcaaaatatggagtttttctattttaatatggatgacatccaaaaacaGTGATAGGATGAATGTTGAGCTGAAGCTTAATTTTTAGcattcatcctctattttcaagaTCGAGGATGGAGGATGGGATAGATGTAATGCTGAGAATGCTCttagcatgattaattattcctATTATTAGTGATTTACGAGCGTTGTGATTTTTTACCACCTTCGTTCTTCTCTCCTACGCGTACAATCATATCGCATATTTCTTTTGTTCGGTTTGCATATTTCTTTTGTTCGGTTTGCAATCTCTTGTTACAGTAATAAAGTTAATTAAGATGATTCTCCAATCGTAAAACTTTCAactcaactaaaaaaatccaactGAACTTGTAGAAGCTTTCAACTTAACTccaataaattttaactcaatttataaaaaatctaactCATATTTCAGAAACATTCATGTCAactcaaataaatctatttattaaatttgtatagttatttCTATTTAATTTGGGAAACGTTCttctaaaaaacaaaaaaaaaatgggggtGAAGGTAGTAGAAAATAAAGCTTGGTACATACGTATGTGAGTTACTTTCCCAGTAACcataaaatttcagaaattttattatgtttacCTAGAATTGTAATATCCTTTCTCCGTCCCCACGAGACTTGGTTGTTAGGCTTCCTCCTATGTACCTATAGCGGCTACAAAGACTAAAGTGTCCTTCAACTTTCCAAATTCCAATGCATTTGTTCAATACCTTTTTAAATCCTAGTACACTGTCCTCATACATTAACAAACTCCAATACAATAATTCCTCAAAAATGAAGTCTTTgggctaaaaataatattaaataatactccctccatcctaaattgatcatcatataaggtGATATGCCCCTAAATGCTAAGTTGGACAACTCAATTCGTGCCACCAACTCAACTACTGAAGAGGGCCAATCCGTTACACCATTGAGAGGACCTATCACACGTAGTCGTGCAAAGAAATTACAACAAGAGGTTAACTCGCTCCTAGCTGAAACATATTTCAATATTGATGAGAATTATATACTGCCTAAGTCGAGTACTCTACTATTACTTAGGTTTACACAAGAGGCTAGTATTTGGATTCATGGAGGACATGAAGAGTTCCTTGAGAAACAATAAGAATATTATCCAATATGAAAAGAGTCACACACGTAAGAATCTAGGTTACGCTGCAAGACCCTCAACTTCAAGCACAAGTCTGTACAAACCTATCACGTTCTAGGGTGCACAATACATATGGTTGGAAAGCTAAACAAATCTACTTTCCAACGCGACAAACGGAACATCATTCGGACTTTTCAATCAAAAGTTATGGTTCAATTACTAAATGTTGCGCAGAAGACTAGAGGACGCGCGAGAATTCAAGAGTCATTTTGTAATACTTCACCACTTGGCCTTCCAACTTCCAACGTGGTGACTGTAGTTCATACCCATCTAGGAGGGTTGTTCCTAGTATAAGTATCATCTAAATACTACTGTGAAAGGATCTTTTGATCATTTGATGAATTAAGAACCCATATGGTTTTACAGCCGAGTTGTTGAGTGTCTTACACACCTTTGTTCTTCCCTGTTCTTCAAGGACTTGTGAAGAGATCCTCTGGGATCCCCTAATTCGTGCTCTTGGCTTTCGAGTCTTTTGTGTGGATTAGTCTCGGATTGTGGTTCTGCGGTCGTTCAGAGATTGAATCGAAGTCCTCAAGGCTTCGGTGCCTTTCTCCCCGTCGCTTGGTCGCATCCAACCTTGGTCAGGTATAAAGAAAGTTATCCCCACTGAATTTTCAGCTAGCTATCCTTCCCAAGTACCTACTGCCGTGAAGATTGGGTCATCCCCAGGTTTTTCGCCTATCATAAGGTCTAGATACAAAGACAAGAATTTATTTAATCATCATTGAAAAAGGTAGAGCCACAAATCCCAAgctacatgtatacatgcaaAGTTGAAATTTGCAAATCATATCAAAGCTTATTGGACAGATACAAGTAAGCATTTAATGTGCGGGTGAACCGAAGGGTTCTTCGCCCTACAATTAATGCATAATaggctctcttctcttatatgataatcaatttatgaattttcctttttgcttatatgatgatcaatttgggatggagagagtagtaTTTAACTATGCTATTGTAATCGAATAGAGATCCAACAACGGTATATGATGATGTAGGGTTTGGCCGGTTCCAAAGTAGACGTAAGACTGTAGCAGCTGAATTTTTGTACAGGTTCAGGCTCTATTGGATAATAGTCTCCTATCCGCTCAgccaattttaaatataattcttGGTACATAGaaatacttttcaaggataatAAATCCTAATAAAACTAGATCGATACACTGCACATTGCTGCGGAAAAACTGTGTGATAATGTAGTTGATATgaattctaatttttttcttacctactatatgattattttatgtgtttatatatttttgtgtcttTATCAATTATTCATATGTTATAAATGGTTGGGTTGTATGGTGTGTCTTTTGGagaagagatgcaatttatatttttgatgaaTCATCCAAAGACTAAAAACAATTAGGTGATGTGAAGAGATGTAATTTATACCcttgatatataattataagggtaaaaataattgagacaTATGACTTATTTGCACAATTTAGTTCGAGGATTCCGGCTAATAGCACCGACGACGGCAATGGCATGTTACTGGAATAGTAGCTAAGTTGACAACGCTGAGGCTAAACCACGGCGGCTTAGGGGTTACGCTGTGCTGGTTAAGCATGCGTAGCTGACTGACTGGTGACTGCATTAGTGGACTGAAAGCTCATTAGCGCGTACTAATAGTATTAAGCAACAGCCAAAGCTTCTGATCTGAATCGACACATGTGACGCCATGCCAGTCTCGTGGGCACATGATTGGAGACAAAAGGTCGCTACAATTGGCATGTAGATATGCTGCTTAAAATGATGCAATCACTATCGGAGCAGGTCGTCGTCGGGCTATATGGCTGCGTTCGTGTGGGTTGCGTGGAGGTGTGAAATTGTGCCACAATTCGTCCGATTTAGAGCCCctttaaaatgataaaaacacaaaaataaacaatactatctctagataaaaatatttgacgctttcgataatataaataactagcgattagtagtatttaaatcctaatataaatttagagatatTAGGATCATTTTAAAGTTAACTAGCTAAACATTGTTTGTAttttaacacatatatacaaacaatttagagataaaaataaaatatttgacgcttTAGATAATAGAAATAAGATCTTTAACAAAcgtatacaaaattatttataaattatttttttacaaatatgtcgtttgacattttttttcaatcgcacctttgttccaaaggaaGTCATATAGGTAAGCACACTAATTCTGAAGGAGTGCCTATATTCACAGGGACATGTTTAACGATTTATAAGATATATTGCCGCTTTGCAGGAACACGATTCTTCCTgcttgtatttttaataaaattatacctAGGCTTAGCCTTTTTTATGCACCTGCaaaagcttttatatatatatatatatatatatatatatatatatatatatatatatttgaagcaCAGCcagaatatgttttttatggaaaCTTTGGCGTCAGCCTGTATGAGTGATTTATACGCTAATGCAGATAAAAATCTACGATCGAAAGCGCTAAatttagtcttaaatttaatatttagcaGCAACTCATAAGTTAAACGTCTGAGCTAGTCTCTCTATTAGGTAAGAGCCAGTAACTAACTAGCAATACTACATGGATATCCCGCGCGTTGCTGCGGGAGAATTATGtgataatatagtagatatgagttttaaaaaaattatcttacctaccgtaggatttttttccatttgtttatatatttttgtgcctCTATCAATTATCCATAGGTTATAAATGGTTGGGTGGTATGATGTGCCTTTTGGGggaagagatgcaatttacactcttgatgaatcattcaaagactaaaaacaattgagttgatgtgaagagatgcaatttacacccttgatgtatcattctaagactaaaaacaattgaagtgatgagat
This is a stretch of genomic DNA from Oryza brachyantha chromosome 1, ObraRS2, whole genome shotgun sequence. It encodes these proteins:
- the LOC102711741 gene encoding cytochrome P450 710A1-like, giving the protein MESLHGLVDLRTAAQLLAAAAALYILIEHLSYHRKKGALPGPPLVVPFLGSAAHMVRDPARFWEVQAARASKSGAGLAADFLIGRFMVFIRDSELSHRVFANVRSDAFVLIGHPFGKKLFGDHNFIYLSGDDHKDLRRRMAPNFTPRAFATYAAIQQRVILSHLRRWLDRSAANGGKAMPIRVPCRQMNLDTSQTVFAGPYLTKEARERFEEDYNLFNVGLTALPVDLPGFAFRRARQSVPRLVRVLDRCARDSKARMRAGGEPECLVDYWMQETVREIDEAKEAGLLPPAHTDDGELGSFLFDMLFAAQDASTSSLCWAVSALDSHPDVLARVRAEVASLWSPESGEPITAEKIAEMKYTKAVALEVVRHRPPATLVPHIATKEFQLTEWYTIPKGAIVLPSVYESSFQGFPDPDAFDPERFFSEARREDVVYKRNFLAFGAGPHQCVGQRYALNHLVLFMALFVSVVDFRRDRTEGCDEPLYVPTIVPRDGCAVYLKQRCARFPSF